The following proteins are encoded in a genomic region of Oryctolagus cuniculus chromosome 13, mOryCun1.1, whole genome shotgun sequence:
- the HACD1 gene encoding very-long-chain (3R)-3-hydroxyacyl-CoA dehydratase 1 isoform X2, translating to MVRFYMEKGTHRGLYKSIQKTLKFFQTFALLEIVHCLIGIVPTSVLVTGVQVSSRIFMVWLITHSIKPIQNEESVVLFLVSWTVTEITRYSFYTFSLLDHLPYFIKWARYNFFIILYPVGVAGELLTIYAALPYVKKSGMFSIRLPNKYNVSFDYYYFLLITMASYIPLFPQLYFHMLRQRRKVLHGEVIVEKDD from the exons ATGGTACGTTTTTATATGGAAAAAGGAACACACAGAGGTTTATATAAAAGTATCCAGAAGACACTTAAGTTTTTCCAGACTTTTGCCTTGCTTGAG ATAGTCCACTGTTTAATTG GAATCGTACCTACTTCTGTGCTTGTGACTGGGGTCCAAGTGAGTTCAAGAATCTTCATGGTGTGGCTCATTACTCACAGTATAAAACCG aTCCAGAATGAGGAGAGtgtggtgctttttctggtctcgtGGACTGTGACAGAGATCACTCGCTATTCCTTCTACACATTCAGTCTTCTCGACCACTTGCCATACTTCATTAAATGGGCCAG atataatttttttatcatCTTATATCCTGTTGGAGTTGCTGGTGAACTTCTTACAATATATGCTGCCTTGCCGTATGTGAAGAAATCGGGGATGTTTTCAATACGACTTCCTAACAAATACAATGTCTCTTTTGACTACTACTACTTTCTTCTTATAACCATGGCTTCATATATACCAC TGTTTCCACAACTCTACTTTCATATGTTACGACAAAGAAGAAAGGTGCTTCATGGAGAGGTGATTGTAGAAAAGGATGATTAA